Genomic window (Gemmatimonadota bacterium):
GTCTCCATCAACCCGGAGCCGGGCAAGCAGAAGCGCTTTTACGTGCCCGCCAAGGGCCGCAAGCGGGCCGACGCGCTGGTCGACGCCAAGAAGCTTCGCCTGAAGCTCGAGAAGGAGATCTACGCCAAGCGCGGCTAGAGCTTTCCCGCGCAGGTCCGATCGAACGACGGGGCGGCACCCAAGCGGTGCCGCCCCGTTCGCATACAGGTGCCCCCGAGAGGATTCGAACCTCCGACCAACGGTTTAGGAAACCGGTGCTCTATCCATCTGAGCTACGAGGGCGAAGCGCGAAATCTACGCGCCTGGCGCCACGGCGGCATTGCCCGTCAGTACACGATGACGCTCTCGATGCGCTTGCCGACCGCCGCGCGCCCCCCAAGAAACGACAGCTCGATCAGGAAGCCACAGCCCACGACAGTGGCGCCATGCCGTTCCACCAGGCGCACGGTAGCGGCGGCCGTGCCACCGGTCGCAAGGACGTCATCGACGACGATCACTCGCGACTCCGGCCCAACAGCATCGACGTGCATCTCCAGGGCGTCGGTGCCGTACTCCAGCTCATACTCCTCACGACTGCGAGCGAACGGTAGCTTCCCCGGTTTGCGCACGGGAACCAGCCCTGCCCCGAGTCGCGTGGCGATGGCCCCCCCGAAGAGGAATCCCCGACTCTCCACCGCCACGACGTGGGTGATGCCGAGTCCGTCCCAAACCGACGACATCGCTTCGCATGCCGCTCGCCACGCCACAGGGTCGCCGAGGAGCGGGGTGATGTCCTTGAACAGGATC
Coding sequences:
- a CDS encoding adenine phosphoribosyltransferase, producing MTADQLRSRIREIPDHPKPGILFKDITPLLGDPVAWRAACEAMSSVWDGLGITHVVAVESRGFLFGGAIATRLGAGLVPVRKPGKLPFARSREEYELEYGTDALEMHVDAVGPESRVIVVDDVLATGGTAAATVRLVERHGATVVGCGFLIELSFLGGRAAVGKRIESVIVY